Proteins encoded by one window of Taeniopygia guttata chromosome 1A, bTaeGut7.mat, whole genome shotgun sequence:
- the WDR91 gene encoding WD repeat-containing protein 91 isoform X1, producing the protein MAAAAERTDELVREYLLFRGFTAALKQLDAEIKADREKGFRVDKIVDQLQQFVQSYDLAALRDYWSYLDRRLFSRLEDVYRPTVNKLKTSLFRYYLVHAIQNGRNDKAQEFFLKQASELQNQAEWKDWFVLPFLPAPDSNPTFATYFSRQWADTFIVSLHNFLSVLFQCMPVPVILNFEAECLRTSLIQEENESLRHKLFALQAESSRMKKEELEVEQTVMHHKLPAYVANMDRLGDSELDMTCNQRSTAHSLQSRGGFLSSFLSQSKKGPSRPTHSSGASPMQTGSMLLGKKEPTNHQSAKGKEGTVSCKDGKSHFSGLVAGESSSLQQRQKRLQEHGKERKELLSKGTFQGQSAEKKTDTSITEAEPCSELHAEQTETSNKIPGSSAEAVGVRQEQPFIVLSQEEYGEHHSSIMYCRVDCSGRRVASLDVDGVIKVWSFNPIMQTKASSISKSPLLSLEWATKRDRLLLLGSGVGTVRLYDTEAKKNLCEISIDEDMPRILSLACSPSGASFVCSAAAQSPVSHIDFSVINSGGKSMNQVPGKLLLWDTKTMKQQLQFSLEPEPIAINCTAFNHNGNLLVTGAADGIVRLFDMQQHECAMSWKAHDGEVYSVEFSYDENTVYSIGEDGKFIQWNIHKSGLKVSEYDLPREATGPFILSGYSGYKQVQFPRGRLFAFDSEGNYMLTCSSTGGVIFKLNGEEKVLESCLSLGGHRAPVVTVDWSTAMDCGTCLTASMDGKIKLTTLLAQKS; encoded by the exons atggcggcggcggcggagcgtACGGACGAGCTGGTGCGGGAGTATCTGCTCTTCCGCGGCTTCACCGCCGCCCTGAAGCAGCTGGACGCTGAAATCAAGGCGGACCGGGAGAAGGGTTTCCGG GTGGATAAGATAGTGGAccagctgcagcagtttgttcAGAGTTACGATCTGGCTGCCCTGCGGGATTACTGGAGTTATCTGGACCGGCGCCTTTTCAGCCGTTTGGAAGACGTGTATCGGCCAACAGTGAACAAGCTGAAAACCAGCTTATTCCGATACTACCTTGTCCATGCTATTCAG AATGGCCGGAATGACAAGGCGCAGGAGTTCTTCCTCAAGCAGGCCTCAGAGCTCCAGAACCAGGCAGAGTGGAAGGATTGGTTTgtcctgcccttcctccctgctccagacTCCAACCCCACCTTTGCTACTTATTTCTCACGCCAGTGGGCAGATACGTTCATCGTGTCTCTGCACAACTTCCTGAGCGTCTTATTTCAGTGCATG CCAGTTCCAGTCATACTGAACTTTGAAGCTGAATGTCTCAGGACCAGTCTCatacaagaagaaaatgaatCGTTGCGGCATAAG CTGTTTGCTCTGCAGGCTGAATCCTCCCGCATGAAGAAAGAGGAACTGGAGGTGGAACAAACAGTTATGCATCACAAGTTGCCTGCGTATGTGGCCAACATGGATCGACTAGGGGACTCTGAGCT tgATATGACCTGCAATCAGAGAAGTACAGCACATTCTCTTCAGTCCCGGGGAGGCTTTCTGtcctcttttctctcccagAGTAAAAAGGGCCCTTCCAGACCAACCCATTCAAGTGGAGCTTCTCCAATGCAGACTGGCAGTATGCTGCTAGGGAAGAAAGAACCAACAAATCACCAG AGTgccaaaggaaaagaaggaacaGTGAGCTGCAAGGATGGGAAGAGCCACTTCAGTGGTTTAGTGGCAGGCGAGTCCAGTTCCCTGCAGCAGCGGCAGAAGCGCTTGCAAGAGCatgggaaagaaaggaaggaactGTTGTCCAAAGGGACCTTCCAG GGCCAAAGtgctgagaagaaaacagataCTAGCATAACTGAGGCAGAACCATGCTCAGAGCTGCACGCTGAGCAAACGGAGACTTCAAACAAAATACCTGGTAGCAGTGCAGAGGCTGTGGGAGTTCGGCAGGAACAGCCTTTCATTGTCCTGAGCCAGGAGGAGTATGGGGAGCACCATTCATCCATCATGTACTGCAG GGTTGATTGTTCTGGACGGAGGGTGGCCAGCTTGGATGTGGATGGGGTCATCAAAGTCTGGTCTTTTAACCCCATAATGCAAACGAAAGCTTCATCCATTTCCAAATCTCCATTGCTGTCCCTGGAATGGGCCACCAAGCGTGATCGGCTG CTATTGCTTGGCAGTGGGGTTGGGACAGTTCGTCTTTATGACACTGAAGCAAAGAAGAATCTCTGTGAAATCAGCATTGATGAGGACATGCCCAG GATCCTCTCACTTGCCTGCAGCCCAAGTGGTGCCTCCTTcgtctgctctgcagcagcccagagccctgtcTCCCATATTGACTTCTCAGTAATCAACTCTGGGGGCAAAAGCATGAACCAAGTTCCTGGGAAGCTGCTACTGTGGGACACTAAGACGATGAAACAGCAG CTGCAGTTCTCCCTGGAGCCTGAGCCCATTGCTATTAACTGCACAGCCTTCAACCACAATGGCAACCTTCTGGTcaccggggctgcagatgggaTTGTTCGTCTCTTTG ATATGCAGCAGCATGAGTGCGCCATGAGCTGGAAGGCACATGATGGGGAGGTCTACTCCGTCGAGTTCAGCTATGATGAGAACACGGTCTACAGCATAGGCGAGGATGGCAAG TTTATTCAGTGGAATATCCATAAAAGTGGCTTGAAGGTGTCTGAGTATGACCTTCCCAGGGAAGCTACAGGTCCTTTTATTCTGTCCGGGTACAGTGGCTACAAGCAAGTCCAATTCCCACGAGGACGGCTTTTTGCTTTTGACTCTGAGGGCAATTACATGTTGACATGTTCTTCTACTGGGGGAGTAATTTTTAAG tTAAATGGTGAGGAAAAGGTTCTGGAGAGCTGCCTTTCCCTGGGAGGACACCGAGCTCCTGTTGTCACAGTGGATTGGAGCACAGCCATGGACTGCGGGACCTGCCTCACTGCTTCTATGgatgggaaaattaaattaacaacCTTACTGGCTCAAAAGTCTTAA
- the WDR91 gene encoding WD repeat-containing protein 91 isoform X2 has protein sequence MTCNQRSTAHSLQSRGGFLSSFLSQSKKGPSRPTHSSGASPMQTGSMLLGKKEPTNHQSAKGKEGTVSCKDGKSHFSGLVAGESSSLQQRQKRLQEHGKERKELLSKGTFQGQSAEKKTDTSITEAEPCSELHAEQTETSNKIPGSSAEAVGVRQEQPFIVLSQEEYGEHHSSIMYCRVDCSGRRVASLDVDGVIKVWSFNPIMQTKASSISKSPLLSLEWATKRDRLLLLGSGVGTVRLYDTEAKKNLCEISIDEDMPRILSLACSPSGASFVCSAAAQSPVSHIDFSVINSGGKSMNQVPGKLLLWDTKTMKQQLQFSLEPEPIAINCTAFNHNGNLLVTGAADGIVRLFDMQQHECAMSWKAHDGEVYSVEFSYDENTVYSIGEDGKFIQWNIHKSGLKVSEYDLPREATGPFILSGYSGYKQVQFPRGRLFAFDSEGNYMLTCSSTGGVIFKLNGEEKVLESCLSLGGHRAPVVTVDWSTAMDCGTCLTASMDGKIKLTTLLAQKS, from the exons ATGACCTGCAATCAGAGAAGTACAGCACATTCTCTTCAGTCCCGGGGAGGCTTTCTGtcctcttttctctcccagAGTAAAAAGGGCCCTTCCAGACCAACCCATTCAAGTGGAGCTTCTCCAATGCAGACTGGCAGTATGCTGCTAGGGAAGAAAGAACCAACAAATCACCAG AGTgccaaaggaaaagaaggaacaGTGAGCTGCAAGGATGGGAAGAGCCACTTCAGTGGTTTAGTGGCAGGCGAGTCCAGTTCCCTGCAGCAGCGGCAGAAGCGCTTGCAAGAGCatgggaaagaaaggaaggaactGTTGTCCAAAGGGACCTTCCAG GGCCAAAGtgctgagaagaaaacagataCTAGCATAACTGAGGCAGAACCATGCTCAGAGCTGCACGCTGAGCAAACGGAGACTTCAAACAAAATACCTGGTAGCAGTGCAGAGGCTGTGGGAGTTCGGCAGGAACAGCCTTTCATTGTCCTGAGCCAGGAGGAGTATGGGGAGCACCATTCATCCATCATGTACTGCAG GGTTGATTGTTCTGGACGGAGGGTGGCCAGCTTGGATGTGGATGGGGTCATCAAAGTCTGGTCTTTTAACCCCATAATGCAAACGAAAGCTTCATCCATTTCCAAATCTCCATTGCTGTCCCTGGAATGGGCCACCAAGCGTGATCGGCTG CTATTGCTTGGCAGTGGGGTTGGGACAGTTCGTCTTTATGACACTGAAGCAAAGAAGAATCTCTGTGAAATCAGCATTGATGAGGACATGCCCAG GATCCTCTCACTTGCCTGCAGCCCAAGTGGTGCCTCCTTcgtctgctctgcagcagcccagagccctgtcTCCCATATTGACTTCTCAGTAATCAACTCTGGGGGCAAAAGCATGAACCAAGTTCCTGGGAAGCTGCTACTGTGGGACACTAAGACGATGAAACAGCAG CTGCAGTTCTCCCTGGAGCCTGAGCCCATTGCTATTAACTGCACAGCCTTCAACCACAATGGCAACCTTCTGGTcaccggggctgcagatgggaTTGTTCGTCTCTTTG ATATGCAGCAGCATGAGTGCGCCATGAGCTGGAAGGCACATGATGGGGAGGTCTACTCCGTCGAGTTCAGCTATGATGAGAACACGGTCTACAGCATAGGCGAGGATGGCAAG TTTATTCAGTGGAATATCCATAAAAGTGGCTTGAAGGTGTCTGAGTATGACCTTCCCAGGGAAGCTACAGGTCCTTTTATTCTGTCCGGGTACAGTGGCTACAAGCAAGTCCAATTCCCACGAGGACGGCTTTTTGCTTTTGACTCTGAGGGCAATTACATGTTGACATGTTCTTCTACTGGGGGAGTAATTTTTAAG tTAAATGGTGAGGAAAAGGTTCTGGAGAGCTGCCTTTCCCTGGGAGGACACCGAGCTCCTGTTGTCACAGTGGATTGGAGCACAGCCATGGACTGCGGGACCTGCCTCACTGCTTCTATGgatgggaaaattaaattaacaacCTTACTGGCTCAAAAGTCTTAA
- the CYREN gene encoding cell cycle regulator of non-homologous end joining produces MAAGARRRQLPAWMGAAGDERAAAAPAPRAGRRRAAAGRRPAALYCMNEAELVEVALAILAENLQCEEGEENARSSSEEEQELPPTPNEAPGSTANRDGGSDHGPALPCPPGAGADAERTDGENSEDDVLKYVREIFFS; encoded by the exons ATGGCGGCGGgcgcgcggcggcggcagctCCCGGCCTGGATGGGGGCGGCGGGGGACgagcgggcggcggcggccccggcgcccagggccgggcggcggcgggcggcggcggggcgcaG GCCGGCGGCGCTGTACTGCATGAACGAGGCGGAGCTGGTGGAGGTGGCCCTGGCGATCCTGGCCGAG AATCTACAGTGCGAGGAAGGTGAAGAGAATGCACGGTCCAGCAGCgaagaggagcaggagctcCCGCCAACACCGAACGAGGCTCCTGGAAGCACGGCCAACAGGGATGGAGGCAGTGACCACGGTCCGGCACTTCCATGCCctcctggtgctggtgctgACGCAGAGAGGACAGACGGGGAGAACTCTGAGGACGATGTCCTGAAATACGTCAGGGAGATCTTTTTCAGCTAA
- the TMEM140 gene encoding transmembrane protein 140, producing the protein MVPRKHAGTRMGLLQQSRTKNLLHVLILLEAVGTLALMSYALLYEAGNLVNLPDKCIGFYNFCLWNNTAGELQCLDTKHLQAMGISLLQLGLARVCVYTCLVFILFHLPFVLNVTCTEQREEWKMICTIPLINMIMLSGGLGMFILQTSQWIHPSDFTGGFLALLGTQALLLLQTLTTTVYLNWAKYTHMC; encoded by the coding sequence ATGGTACCAAGAAAGCATGCAGGCACCAGGATGGGTCTGCTGCAACAGAGCCGCACCAAGAACCTGCTCCACGTGCTGATTTTACTGGAGGCTGTTGGGACTTTGGCCTTGATGTCCTACGCACTGCTGTATGAAGCCGGAAACCTGGTGAACCTCCCTGACAAATGCATTGGCTTTTACAACTTCTGCCTGTGGAATAATACAGCTGGGGAGCTGCAGTGCCTGGACACCAAGCATCTACAGGCAATGGGCATCAGTCTGCTACAACTGGGACTAGCCAGGGTTTGTGTGTATACCTGCCTGGTCTTCATCCTCTTCCACCTcccttttgttttaaatgtgacttgcacagagcagagagaggaatGGAAGATGATCTGCACCATACCCCTCATCAATATGATAATGCTGTCTGGAGGCCTGGGTATGTTTATTTTACAAACCTCGCAGTGGATTCATCCCTCTGATTTCACTGGAGGCTTCCTGGCACTGCTTGGGACTCAGGCTCTGCTACTGCTCCAGACTCTCACTACCACTGTGTACCTCAACTGGGCCAAATACACACATATGTGTTAA